In one Nicotiana tomentosiformis chromosome 6, ASM39032v3, whole genome shotgun sequence genomic region, the following are encoded:
- the LOC104119264 gene encoding uncharacterized protein, producing the protein MMHRYCFEPLDKSLRDILRFRDASNLDRPFGGKTIVRGGDFGKILLVIPKGTRQDIVNASLNSSYLWPHCQLLKLTKNIRLQGNEIGTHLDELRVFLDWILAIGDGMVGTSVDGYEKVQIPDDLLIKQSVDPISAIVESTYPDFNNRCSNIGYLQQRAILAPTLDTVESINECMISLNESSEKSYLSSDTICNSDHTCSALEHVHTPEFLNTIKCSGVPNHPLTLKVGIPVMLLRNIDQSAGLCNGTRLIITKLGNQVIEAKVLSGQMAGQKVFILKMTLTISDARIPFKFQRRQFSIVVSFAMTINKSQVQSLSRVRLFLKKLVFTHIQLYAALSRVTTRK; encoded by the coding sequence ATGATGCATAGATATTGTTTTGAACCTCTTGATAAAAGTTTAAGAGATATTCTTAGATTTAGAGATGCATCCAATTTAGACCGACCATTTGGAGGTAAAACAATTGTTCGTGGTGGTGACTTCGGAAAAATATTACTTGTCATTCCAAAAGGTACTAGGCAAGATATTGTTAATGCATCTCTCAATTCTTCTTATTTGTGGCCTCACTGTCAACTCTTAAAGTTAACAAAGAATATTAGATTGCAAGGTAATGAAATAGGAACTCATCTGGATGAGTTGAGAGTTTTTTTAGATTGGATTTTGGCAATTGGCGATGGCATGGTTGGTACTTCTGTTGATGGCTATGAAAAAGTCCAAATACCAGATGATCTTTTGATAAAACAATCTGTTGATCCAATATCTGCAATTGTAGAAAGTACATATCCCGATTTCAACAATCGTTGCAGTAATATAGGATACCTCCAACAAAGAGCCATTCTTGCTCCAACCCTTGATACAGTGGAATCGATCAACGAATGTATGATTTCACTTAATGAAAGTTCTGAGAAATCATATTTGAGTTCCGATACAATCTGCAACTCTGACCATACTTGTTCAGCATTGGAACATGTACACACACCAGAATTCTTAAATACTATTAAATGTTCAGGAGTTCCAAATCACCCTCTTACTCTAAAGGTTGGTATTCCAGTGATGTTATTAAGAAATATTGACCAGTCAGCAGGATTATGTAATGGAACAAGGTTGATCATAACCAAACTTGGAAATCAAGTTATTGAAGCCAAGGTTTTATCAGGACAGATGGCTGGACAGAAAGTGTTTATTCTAAAAATGACACTGACTATATCTGATGCTAGAATTCCATTTAAGTTCCAGCGAAGGCAATTTTCAATCGTTGTATCTTTTGCCATGACAATCAATAAAAGTCAAGTACAGTCATTGTCTCGCGTGAGATTATTTTTGAAGAAACTTGTGTTTACACACATACAGTTATATGCTGCTCTTTCCCGGGTGACAACtagaaaatga
- the LOC117273202 gene encoding serine/threonine-protein kinase SRK2H, which translates to MRHKETRELMAMKYIGRGHKIDENVAREIINHKSLRHPNIIRFKEASLCAYVLVTPTHLDIVIEYAAGGELFERICNQICHTDLKLENTLLDGSPAPHLKICDFGYSNVNDILSALLHSRPKSIVGTPAYIAPEVLSRREYDGKLHLHPYGAIYNIWSLFPI; encoded by the exons ATGAGGCACAAGGAGACCAGAGAGCTTATGGCTATGAAATACATTGGGAGAGGACACAAG ATTGATGAGAATGTAGCAAGGGAGATTATTAATCACAAATCACTTCGACATCCAAACATAATTCGATTCAAGGAAGCAAGTTTGTGCGCTTAT GTGTTAGTGACTCCCACTCATCTTGACATTGTTATTGAATATGCAGCTGGTGGAGAACTGTTTGAGCGCATTTGCAAT CAAATATGCCATACAGATTTGAAACTGGAGAATACCCTTCTTGATGGAAGTCCAGCTCCACACTTGAAGATATGTGATTTTGGATACTCAAATGTTAATGATATTCTG TCAGCCCTGTTGCATTCGAGGCCAAAATCAATTGTTGGTACTCCAGCTTATATTGCTCCTGAGGTCCTATCCAGAAGAGAATATGATGGCAAG CTGCATTTGCATCCATATGGAGCAATCTATAACATATGGTCTTTATTTCCTATTTAG
- the LOC104119260 gene encoding putative cytochrome c oxidase subunit 5b-like — protein MWRRLSTQCRTLSQLRSTPKSNRFSAAAATSLSPSPADFRPAVPFSSRHFSTASENVVKKSVEDVMPIATGHEREELEAELQGKELLDINFPEGPFGTKEAPAVVKSYYDRRIVGCPGGEGEDEHDVVWFWLEKGKPHECPVCTQYFVLEVVGPGGPPDGHGDDDDHH, from the exons ATGTGGAGAAGACTTTCTACCCAGTGTCGGACTCTAAGCCAACTCCGATCTACCCCTAAATCCAATCGGTTTTCCGCCGCCGCCGCCACCTCCTTATCGCCGTCTCCGGCGGATTTCCGGCCCGCGGTTCCTTTCTCCTCTCGCCACTTCAGTACTGCTTCTG AAAATGTTGTTAAGAAGAGCGTGGAGGATGTAATGCCAATTGCGACCGGTCACGAGCGCGAAGAGCTTGAAGCTGAGCTTCAA GGAAAGGAACTTCTCGACATTAACTTTCCTGAAGGTCCTTTTGGCACAAAG GAAGCACCAGCtgttgttaaatcctactatgacaGAAGAATTGTAGGATGTCCAGGAGGTGAAGGCG AAGATGAGCATGATGTTGTTTGGTTCTGGCTCGAGAAGGGCAAGCCACATGAATGCCCAGTATGCACACAGTATTTTGTG TTGGAGGTGGTTGGACCTGGAGGACCTCCGGATGGACATGGTGATGACGATGATCATCACTGA